Within Diprion similis isolate iyDipSimi1 chromosome 11, iyDipSimi1.1, whole genome shotgun sequence, the genomic segment GAGTCGAATGTGGTGAGCTTCTGTCGATAACTCCTGATGTACTACTTACTCCGGACTCCCTGGCTGTTCCTGAGAACATTTCACTTAACGTCAATAACAGTCAACAACGCTGTCGGGTCTAGGTGCtaattcacattttcaaatgGTGCGTACcaaataataaagaaacgaacaaTCATTTGCAAAATCAAGATTGTGATTGGCAAAACTGGCGTCCTGCGCTTTaagaagtttttattttatatctaatgtacaaatttttctcagtttcAAAGTTAGGTTAGCAAGTGCAATAATTTGCGTTTTTCACCTTTGATTACTCCGTTAGTCaaacaattaatatttttcaaattataccgATGTATTGACGTTACATTAAATTTCGGGATATGCACTACAACCATGTTCTCGACAACGCAGAAAAGTAATAatgattcttctttttcaaggAGGAAAGTCTGAAGCATTGGAGCCCCTACGCACGAGAGTATGATCCCCTCAAAGCTGGCAGCATAGATAGCACCGACACAGTGCCCCACGACAAAGCGATAAGTCGAGCCATTGAAGCGCACTACGAACCACCCAGGAATCTGAAGTCTAAGCCAGAAAGAACCTTGTTTGTGGGTAGACTGGGATCTAAAATCACAAAACACGATTTGAAGGAGGTTTGTTGATGAGTATTTGCCATAGAAAGTACGCGTGTTTCTTATGATGCGATTAAAAGTGATGTTGGAAATTGACTTGACTTATTTACTTTGTAGTGTTTTTCCAGACAAGGAGACGTGCTGTCTGTCAAATTGATCGTAGATGTTGTGACGGGACTTCCTCAGGGCTATGCCTTCGTTGAAATGAAGAATGAAGAGCAGGCGCACAGAGCTGTAAGACGACTTCACGACATTTCACTCAACGGTTGTCGGATATTCGTTGATTTTGAATGCGGACGAAATATGAGCGGATGGAAACCCAGACGATTAGGTAAAACATCAAGTATTGAAGGCTTGGCTAGtagttttgttgaaaatcttcAAACAGTCCTCAAGAAACTAGTCATTTAGGATGTGAAAACTCTAGTCTGCTGGtatattgagaaaataaaaaaagataattattCCCGCACtcgataaatatatgtaatgtGTAAGAACACATGaaactataattataaattcgaAGTGTGTTAGAATCGATCAATTTCACAAGCAAATTcaaatctttattttattttaaaggtGGCGGTTTCGGAGGCAAGAAAGAATCTGGACAGCTGAGATTTGGGGGAAAGAATAGACCTTTCAAAAAACCTATTCTACCAGGATCGATGAagtaaattgtcaaaaatcaaattttctcattctatTTCCATGTAAACAATGTAACAATAAGTAAATtcctgaataaatattttttacgtatagatgagtcttgaaattttttttccgaactGCGAGATATACTATGGGAAATTGTTTGTAgcgatgataattttttcacggatATTTTGACGTATAAAATGAAGTAATTTCTAGCGATCCGGTTCTCAAGCTATTCGGTGATTAGTAGAGCAGAGCTAGAAACTGTAAAACAGCTGTTTAAAAGCGACAGAAACAGCGGCAGATCTCGAAATACGCGTTTTACACGTACatcataaataaatgtatttttaaagcttacatttcAGGCGAGAAAGCCGAGCTGCTAGCCAACGATAAGTTACGCAACACTACACAAAGCTCACGAAATCTTGGGGTCGATGTTTTACGAagaattgggtgaaaaaaaaatgtcagcaGCGTACCAAACTATATAAACTAATCAGCTTGCAAAATCCGAGAATAATAATCGAAGTACCCATTTAAAATTATCGCAGAATTAGTTATAGCCAGCATATCGCGAATCGTAATTTGTGTATTCGCCACTTCCGTTTCATCCTCGTTTTTCCTGATTTACTCATCTTATTTTCCGTTAGATTAACaccaagaaataaaatataaagacAATTTCGGAGTTCATAACTggctctcgtttttttttatccctccATTGAACCTGTACGAAACGACAGCTACGAATGTTCGGGCTTGAGCATCCGAACTTTTGACGTCGGTGTATGAGACGAGCGGTGTGCAGGGTGACCTCGTTTCGCAAGTCGGACAGCATTCTAAAATAGGGCGATAAAGCTCCCGCGTGATTTTAGAAGTTTACCTAAACTCCTCGATCTACAACAAGCAATATTGACATCCCTCGAcgatgagattttttggtacagaagaggagaagaggaaaaacaaaaacggttTTATCGCAATATTCTTCATTGCTATGCATGAAAAGGAAAGAATCTGTCGATCTATCCGACAAACCTTCGCGATCATCTCGAGAACGgctgaatgaaaaatctgaaactgatAAGACTTGGCAGCCAAATGAAACAGTTTTGAAAACAGAATTAGAACAAGAAgctctgaaaaagaaaaattcgcatatttaaaaaaaacaaatctctAAACTGAGAGAAACATAATCcttcatttgaaaaaagtaataaggAGGAAAAAGTATATGTTTGTCagtaaaacattaaaaatctATTTAGGTATTGCAGGTATAAGCGGAAGCTAACTTTTATGTCCATCATTTGATtgtaaaagtttcaaattatttcatcgaGCCGTTTCAGAGATCATCGCGGAAGTTTGTCGGGCAGACCaacatttttgtgaaaatcagGTTTTCTAATTCTAGAGATTCGAAAGCGTAAAGATTCgctgaaatgataaaaagtgattttcgacGGAAACcaatactttttttatatcacgaaaggcgatgaaaagtaaaaagaagttGGTACAACGACGTCTTCAAAACGCATTTGACGTGTTTCGAGATTTCGGACTAACATAAGTCACACGCGCCAGAGCTTATATGCATAGCTGCGATAAACTAGCTTTTCGGTGAGTATCAGAAAAGTCAAGTAACCGGATACATCAGGTGCGATAtcgaaaattgtcgaaaatttgctgtaagtttcattcgatttcaatCTGTGACGGTTTATTTCGTTTGGAAGAttgttttttccaaattcactgagacattttttcttgttccgTCATGTTGGCGTCgttacataattaattttagAACATTGTACCGACGTAGATTATAATCAAGAAATGTCAACATTAAGttgactgagaaaaaaaaaacgaaatcttTAGtgatttcgtaaaaaataatcttgaCTTCGAACGAATCAACTAGATTTTCGATAACTTTGAAATCACTCGAAACGAATCATTGAAAAAGCTCCTGTTTATAATGTATTTTTAAAGAGATCTTCGCAGGTAATAAAGCAacgattttcggcgaaaatcgTCAATAACATTAAATCCTACATCCCGGTTTCCAGCCAGCGTCTGCATGGTGAAGCTCATGGTCAATCGTGTAATCACATCTTTAAAATCAATCCATCCAACGACAATGCCGCTCTTAATTCGCGACTAATTCTGACCCCCCGACCGTCGATCCGAATTCCCTAAGATCTAGCGGCGAGCCTCGGGGATAAAAACTTGATCCTGCAAACGCCTAGGAGTGGTGGGGGCGCGTATTTATCCGCGTCAAGACAACATAGTTCTGAGGTGCAGGCGAGCTCTCCTGCTATCGGTGAACGATGGCGTCCGCGCGAGTCGCAAACCGCGAGAGCAACTTTATaggaggcgtcgcgacgccctcCCCCGCCATATATGGCCGCGACGGGCGCCGCGCTTCGCGCTCTCCCGAGTCGGCGGAGGCCTCGcgcataatattatatctcaAACTCCGGGTGTCATCGGTTCCCCAGTTTGGGGAAACTCGGGGCGAGCTTTCCCGGCCGCGAAATCCGGCCCGAAAATATCCCGAGGAAAAAAGGGCGCCGATCAGGCAAAGAAAGCATGCATCTCTGCATCTGCACGCAGCGCATCGCGCGCGGCCTGCAGACATGCGTGCAGGGTATATTTGCACGGCATGACTAAAGATGGATCGTCCCGATATTCAGGGTCAACGTTGGGTCAGATCAGGCTGGTCGTTACGTCGTCCGTGACCAATTAACTCCGGTACAGCTTCAGCTATACGGTACTTTTCTCGCTCCTCTTCCGCCGCACTGTCTCTTTTTACCTCCGGTTCGCGGTAACGAGACGAGCTTTAGGCGCTGGGTTGAAGAGGGAGCTTTTGGGGGGTGGAGGGATCCTGACGAAAATAGTCGCGGCAGCCGCGCGATGCACGGCTAAAACCCCATCATCGGGTAAGCCGAGTAAACGCGACTGTGCTTAGCATCTACTCGGTTCGATCTTGCTGTGTGCAAAGAATTGCGGTTCTCTACTGCAGTGTACCTCGCGCCTCAATCCTGAGGTAAGTCTACCCCGGATAGATAGACGGAGTAAGGGCACGACGGTACGAGGCTTTTCCCCGCCCTCCGCGTCCCGCTGATCGCGCGAAGATCGGCGTCGGCTCGCCTCCAGGTTTCGCGGTTCTCTTCAATCGAGTCGCGTTATTAATAACTTTGAAAGAAGAGTCGGGTCGGGTCGAGCCTCGGTTTGGTCGGTTCGGCTCCGTCGGCTTGGCCCCGGACGATTACTTGCTCCCTCAGAGCCGCTCTAGCTGTCGCGGACTCCACATTCCACCAGAAAAGCTCTTCCGTGTGTTGTGACCAGTCAGTCACTCGGCTAGGGCCCAACAAGACCCTACGACTCGTTAACTCTAACTCTCCCCCAAGtgtaagtttcaaaaaatcgacaCATCGAACTCGACGTGAGACAACCACGATCGAACCACAATAGTAATCAATTCCGAAGCCGGCACGAGACGCGAATTTCAAATCCCGCATCGATTCGACTTCCGAACTTGTAtctataaaaacgaaaaaatatcattcaccGTGTCCCCTGTACCTACTCGTACTATACGTTTCACTCGGCAGTGCATCCGGTTCCCGACGACGCGTTACTATTTCCACTTATTTACtcgtgaaaaatgtgaaagacAGTTTCATACGATgttataattcaattatatgGGTAATGGGGTTACCGGGTGATGGTGGGAAATGGGGCAAGGGAagttaaagagaaaaaatacttgATCAAGTGCAACCCGATCGCGACTGGAGAACGGAAAATGAAAGTCGTGCAGAACGATCGAGGAACCAATGGCCAGAGCGATCCGAGAGACACCGAGCAGTGTGGCCATTGAAGGCAAAGTGAATTTTCCGATCAACCACATCCCTCGACACGTTCCGACGTGCATACAGGAATGAAAATCAGCAAATCATAACCAAGTCGAAGTGGCTTCCGCTTTTAAACGCTTTGCGTTTGCAGAAAATTCTCTTTGCCCTCGATGGTCAAGTCGCTGTCTAAATAGCTGCAGGCCTTGCAGTTTATGAAATGGTTGTGCATATCTGTGCACTCGCAAAAGGTGCCGTTTCAACAATGTTCAAACGAATCAGTGATCGTCAACGTTTCGTGCTTGCAATATCATCGCGACGTAAACCGGGAGAACTACCGCAAGGTTGTGTAAGACCTACCGAAAATCTCCGAGTGGACGGTCCCCATCTGGATGCCCGTAAAGTcggacaatttttaaaaaagaaaagcataaATGGTCAAGTAAAAGCTCCATGTCCAAGCCGCGTAGGAAGAAGCTTCCGCTGAGCTGTGCAAGCTAATGGTGGCGCATTGGAAGCTCCTTCTGCTGCTGAGATCTATAATTAGTTTGGCGGGTCCATCGTGAAGGGTGGGAAAAGGggtgagggggagggggggggggggggtggagggaGTCGGGGAGGGGGGAAAATCGTCGGTCTGCCCGGCTCCATATAGAGCTTGCGCCGAAGAGCGGTGTCGAAGCGCTATCGGATTACCGCACCAGCCAAATCTATCCGTCGAGCTTAACCAGCCCCCGGATTGCCCGCTGGTGGAACGCAGGAAACCCCGCGttgtagtaaaaattttttacacggtGCGAATTACCCAAAATTCCGTGTCTCATTTTATCCTGCGCGTAACGCACGCGGAATAATAGGACCGGATACAAGCGAAAGCTCGGTGTCGGATAATTATTCTAGGACCTGGGGATATTCATAGTTTTTATACTATCTATCTCTGTTTGTTTCAGACCCATAACAAGCAGCCAACATGTCCGACGACGAGGACCAATACTCGTAAGTACTTTCACCCCTGGACCGTTAAGAGATTTTTTCCCTGACGCGATCTAAGCCGTTGAGAAATACCGTGAATGCTTGAAAAGTACATGATGAACATCGTTAAATTAGAAAACATGTAGCAAGCTCGACCGCGAGCTTTTCGTCCACCGTAGGggtcattaattttcataatcgATTATGTACACTCGTAGTTTCACAATCAGCGGAGATATGTTCTATGGTGAAACGAAGAACGGCGtgggtaaattttttgtaaaacattATCGTTGTCTTAACCTTCATATTTGTCTGCATTCTGTTTCATCCAAGTACGTAACCGAGTTTTTCCTACGACCAAGTTATTTTGTGCccctaaaataaaattcacaaccacgtattttaaatatatgtacgttTTGCCCCGCGAGTCAACCCTTCAAAGTCCCTCTgtaatatatgttatatatatatacaccctGTCACTGTCAATGttgcgagagagaaaaaaaaccttgtgTTCGTTTGTTGATTTACAGCaccgaggaggaggaagaagtcGAGGAAGTGTAAGTGTCACCCCTTTGAGTATCTAATAAAATCGTTATGTAACGCAATGaagaatattatacacacatgtcTGTAATACTCTTTATACGTACATGTTCAcctaacattttttcaccgtaACTCCGAAACTATCTGTATCGTGTATACTCatacatgtgttttttttctctccttttgcAGGAAGTAAGTGCAGCCAGATATCGTCACCGTTCAACGACTGTCTGATAATTCCttgagaacgaaaaaaaaaagaaagaaaggaaaaaagaacagtattttagtaaaaattcAGGAGTATAACTGATCGATTTCACacgatatataatacatacttaCACCTGTATAATAGAGTATTTAGAAAACTAGGTATCTAGTCGTTTATACGAATACAGAGTAGGTAGTGCACAGTAGATTCATATAATAACTAAAAAGTATACGTAGCTAATCAGCCTGCATGGGATGTACCTACACATATCATTGCGTAGTTTAGGTTTTCACTActtgcttgaaaaaaaaaaaaaaaaaagaaaacactttCTTTGCTAGTAATTAGGGATACGTAACATACAAATCATACATACGAACACATATTTGATTGGAGAAAAACGAGGGTGGACGTACAATTGGGTACAATCGCGgggattcaaaaaattataggcATGCGACGAATAATATTCTCGGTGCGCGTTGCAGTTTTAGCAGGTAGaggaaaaagcaaaaattctgcaaggaaaaaaaaaacagtaaggTATTTCGGAAGAGTCgaagagtaaaataaaacgaaacaatCTTTCGATCGGCCGCGCAAATGCTTAAAAATACGATGGACCGACGTCGGCGTCGCCGTAAGCCGTCGCCCTCGTCATTCGGGATAAAAATAGGCGGCTCCGCTACCATTTgctattataaataaattcgagatacgtatgtatatatatatatatatatacatagacatgtacatacatgtgagCGAGACTCTGCGTTTATTACATAGAAACGGTTGGATATGTAACGCGTTACATACAGTTATGCAGGCTACAAAATCTTACTCGTGTGAAATTAAGATcgcgatttttaaaaatatctatGATCGAGGCGTGCATCTGGTAATATTTCGCGGCTTGTTACACCTGCTAAGTAACCAGGCATGCCGGGAATAATCCCGAGCTGAATAGCAACTCTAGGGTCGCAGATGTGACGTAGGTAATTATAGTATGTAAGCCGTCCTCGTATTTAGGCATGAGGTGTCGTTGGGGCACCGCAGTGCGAATATACACCCTATGGTTTCCCGGCGAGGAGTTGACTTTGTGAAATTCGAATTACGACAATGACCTGAAAagcggaaatttttcaaaatacgcCAAAAATCAGTTAATCGCGGAGACCTTACTGACTTTCTTTTACTACGACTAGTTTCATATCAAATTGATTATCAACGACCTTATATATGAATACAGAAATTTGCgtattactttctttttttttctttagtatATTCACTAAATTATCATAATTAGCTGCGTAATTAGTTGATAGTCGATTCTTATTCCAATGAAACTCTATACGATGTAGACAATCTAATTGAGCAGTCGTGTATTCACTTGAATTACACATTTTTGCACTAATTGTTATCTGAAACAAGATTTCAAAGACTCGTAAATTACATTCATATGACTACAGATTTTCTTCGACAAAAATGACTTTACTTAGACGAGGAAATGATTGTTATTAATGCTACAGAGCTTTTACCGCACATTTGTCAGAGTCAACAAATTTCCCGAGGGAATCAGGCAATGTTTCGCAACCCCCGCGGCGAGATTCCTCATTACACCCCTTAGGAA encodes:
- the LOC124412412 gene encoding U11/U12 small nuclear ribonucleoprotein 35 kDa protein-like, producing MEESLKHWSPYAREYDPLKAGSIDSTDTVPHDKAISRAIEAHYEPPRNLKSKPERTLFVGRLGSKITKHDLKECFSRQGDVLSVKLIVDVVTGLPQGYAFVEMKNEEQAHRAVRRLHDISLNGCRIFVDFECGRNMSGWKPRRLGGGFGGKKESGQLRFGGKNRPFKKPILPGSMK